Proteins from a genomic interval of Rubinisphaera italica:
- a CDS encoding DEAD/DEAH box helicase has protein sequence MNNTNEKSPLLLPAPRVDQIRKELKVQSLASGANGALKRWPQVGVNEQKLLTRPGFVPSWKPYWQKPQTLQIAFPDIIEFQQPKAEGKEREPLRSLKPPGAENEGDQKRPTKKPTRIKPPDDLLSMEDRLFYILQPPLENWLSGQELVMPFEPFSYQYEGIAWLFAQKSALLADEMGLGKTMQTITAVRLLLRSGQVRRVLMVCPKPLIPNWQREFKLWAEELPVTQMEGDGARRKMLWQMSSIPILLTNYEILARDLQNLEDEEMPKFDLVVLDESQRIKNRDSVTSQVIRRIPRRRSWSLTGTPIENRPEELASLFEFMGVVPPRSNPDLRQLKKLAEVYILRRTKDLVQPDMPPRLDRDALLDLSPAQQSAYQIAESDGVVQLNDLGDEITIQHVFELVMRLKQITNYDPLTGESCKLERLLADMEEIAASGAKAILFSQWTKTIDWLYERTKQFGTLVYHGGVPTKKREPILKQFKEDPNSHLLLMSYGTGAVGLNLQFSQYVFLYDRWWNPAIEDQAINRAHRIGVKNPVIVTRFICQNTIEQRIDLVLQQKREIFEKVLGEGDTSTTSLSMNAAEVFGLFDLKARASKGIKSIGPKAA, from the coding sequence TTGAACAATACGAATGAAAAATCTCCCCTGCTCCTGCCAGCTCCGCGTGTCGATCAGATCCGCAAAGAGTTGAAAGTCCAATCACTGGCCAGTGGAGCCAACGGAGCTCTGAAACGCTGGCCACAAGTCGGAGTCAATGAGCAGAAACTCTTGACTCGCCCCGGGTTTGTCCCTTCCTGGAAACCTTACTGGCAGAAGCCACAGACACTGCAGATTGCGTTTCCCGATATCATCGAGTTTCAGCAGCCCAAGGCTGAAGGTAAAGAACGCGAACCTTTGCGGAGTTTGAAGCCGCCGGGGGCGGAGAACGAGGGCGATCAGAAACGCCCCACTAAGAAGCCGACGCGAATCAAGCCGCCGGATGATCTGCTTTCGATGGAAGATAGGCTCTTCTACATTCTGCAACCGCCTCTGGAAAACTGGCTGTCTGGTCAGGAACTGGTCATGCCCTTTGAACCCTTTTCCTACCAGTATGAAGGAATTGCCTGGCTGTTCGCACAGAAATCGGCCCTGCTGGCTGATGAAATGGGGCTGGGGAAAACAATGCAGACAATTACCGCTGTCCGCTTACTGCTACGAAGCGGGCAGGTGCGGCGTGTGCTGATGGTTTGTCCCAAACCACTAATTCCCAACTGGCAGAGAGAATTCAAATTGTGGGCAGAGGAGTTGCCGGTTACCCAGATGGAGGGGGATGGTGCTCGTCGCAAAATGCTGTGGCAGATGTCCTCGATCCCAATTCTCCTGACAAATTACGAGATCCTCGCACGGGATTTGCAGAATCTTGAAGACGAAGAGATGCCGAAGTTTGATCTGGTGGTGCTTGATGAATCGCAGCGCATCAAAAACCGGGATTCTGTCACGTCACAGGTCATTCGGCGAATTCCAAGACGACGATCCTGGTCACTGACCGGAACACCGATTGAAAACCGACCGGAAGAGCTGGCTTCGTTGTTTGAGTTTATGGGCGTTGTCCCGCCCCGCTCGAACCCCGATTTGCGACAACTCAAAAAACTGGCCGAAGTGTATATCCTCAGGCGGACCAAAGATCTCGTCCAACCGGATATGCCTCCCCGATTGGATCGAGATGCCTTGCTCGATCTTTCCCCGGCTCAGCAATCTGCTTATCAAATTGCCGAGAGTGATGGCGTGGTGCAGTTGAATGACCTAGGAGATGAGATCACGATTCAGCATGTCTTTGAACTCGTCATGCGATTGAAGCAGATTACAAATTACGATCCGCTGACGGGAGAATCATGCAAGCTGGAGCGTTTACTGGCAGACATGGAAGAAATCGCAGCCAGCGGTGCGAAAGCGATTTTGTTCAGTCAATGGACGAAAACAATCGACTGGCTGTATGAACGAACCAAGCAGTTTGGAACGCTGGTTTACCATGGTGGTGTGCCGACGAAAAAACGGGAGCCGATTCTGAAACAGTTCAAGGAAGATCCGAACAGTCATCTTCTGCTCATGAGCTATGGCACAGGAGCGGTCGGCTTGAATCTGCAATTTTCACAGTATGTGTTTTTGTACGATCGCTGGTGGAATCCCGCGATTGAAGATCAGGCGATCAACCGGGCTCATCGAATCGGGGTGAAGAATCCGGTGATTGTCACACGCTTTATTTGTCAAAATACGATTGAACAAAGGATCGATCTCGTGTTGCAGCAAAAGCGGGAGATCTTCGAAAAAGTCCTTGGCGAGGGAGACACTTCAACGACATCACTTTCCATGAACGCCGCGGAAGTCTTCGGACTGTTCGATTTGAAAGCCAGAGCCTCGAAAGGGATAAAATCAATCGGGCCGAAGGCCGCTTGA